A region of Nitrosomonas stercoris DNA encodes the following proteins:
- a CDS encoding putative ABC transporter ATP-binding protein yields the protein MIPAIEVQQLGKRYGELVALDSIDLRIESGAFFALLGPNGAGKTTLISILAGLTRASHGAARVMGHDVVADYRAARKRLGVVPQELVYDPFFTVRETLVIQSGYFGIKNNDDWIDEILHHLDLTEKAHANARALSGGMKRRLLIAQALVHKPPVIILDEPTAGVDVDLRQSLWQFIQQLNSQGHTIVLTTHYLEEAEALCNRVAVLKQGKIIALDSMHNLVHSTRGYTLKLRLTSNDLPAALQAWPSKQEGHFHSMQIEDSADIGVILSILQEADVRVQDIQLQQPDLETVFMRLMGTAMETDKANGVSA from the coding sequence ATGATCCCGGCCATCGAAGTGCAGCAACTAGGTAAACGCTATGGTGAGCTGGTTGCACTAGATAGTATTGATTTGCGTATTGAGTCCGGCGCGTTTTTTGCATTGCTAGGGCCTAACGGTGCAGGCAAAACTACATTGATCAGTATTCTGGCAGGTTTAACGCGTGCCAGTCATGGCGCTGCTAGGGTAATGGGACATGATGTTGTTGCTGATTATCGTGCGGCACGCAAAAGATTGGGTGTGGTACCACAAGAGCTGGTATACGATCCTTTTTTTACTGTGCGTGAAACGCTGGTGATCCAATCAGGGTACTTTGGCATCAAAAATAATGACGATTGGATTGATGAAATTCTGCATCATTTAGATCTCACAGAAAAAGCGCACGCCAATGCCCGGGCCTTATCTGGCGGCATGAAACGGCGCTTACTGATTGCGCAAGCATTGGTACACAAGCCGCCTGTGATTATTTTGGATGAACCCACCGCAGGTGTGGATGTGGATTTGCGCCAAAGCTTGTGGCAATTTATCCAACAATTGAATTCCCAGGGACACACCATTGTTTTGACTACGCACTATCTGGAAGAAGCTGAAGCATTGTGTAATCGTGTGGCGGTGCTTAAGCAGGGAAAAATCATTGCGCTGGATAGTATGCATAATCTGGTGCACAGCACACGTGGCTATACGTTAAAACTGCGTTTAACATCAAACGATTTGCCAGCTGCGTTACAGGCATGGCCAAGTAAACAGGAGGGGCATTTTCACAGTATGCAAATTGAGGATAGTGCGGATATTGGAGTGATATTGTCAATTTTGCAGGAAGCTGACGTACGGGTGCAGGATATTCAACTGCAGCAACCTGATCTAGAAACCGTGTTCATGCGACTAATGGGCACAGCAATGGAGACAGACAAGGCCAATGGAGTAAGTGCGTGA
- a CDS encoding putative phospholipid-binding protein MlaC — protein MKRLFNKIVFLVILMVAVPVIAQDATPDALIKSTVDEVIAVLKQDDGIREGNQDKVLGLIREKILPHFNFTRMTQLAMGKNWSLAAPEQKKSLVREFRTLLVRTYSNSLTNYRDEVIKVGAAHVDPQDKRATVKTQVIQGGGKQPVPIDYSMEKRGDSWRVYDVTVAGVSLVTNYRGTFNSQIRNGGVDGLIATLVEKNHSNAE, from the coding sequence ATGAAACGACTATTTAACAAGATTGTTTTTCTGGTAATACTAATGGTAGCAGTGCCTGTGATTGCGCAGGACGCAACACCAGATGCACTGATCAAAAGTACCGTGGATGAAGTGATCGCGGTACTCAAGCAAGATGATGGCATTCGTGAGGGTAATCAGGACAAAGTTCTGGGTTTGATTCGGGAAAAAATACTGCCACATTTCAATTTTACCCGCATGACCCAATTGGCTATGGGTAAAAACTGGTCCTTGGCTGCGCCGGAACAGAAAAAATCATTGGTCAGGGAATTTCGCACGTTACTGGTGCGCACTTATTCCAATTCATTAACTAATTATCGGGATGAGGTGATCAAGGTGGGAGCAGCGCATGTGGACCCGCAGGATAAACGAGCAACCGTTAAAACCCAGGTTATTCAGGGTGGTGGCAAACAGCCGGTACCAATTGATTATTCCATGGAAAAAAGAGGAGATAGCTGGAGAGTGTATGATGTAACAGTTGCTGGTGTAAGTTTGGTGACTAATTACCGCGGAACGTTTAATAGCCAGATCAGAAATGGTGGGGTAGATGGTTTAATTGCAACTTTGGTGGAAAAAAACCATTCTAATGCAGAATAA
- a CDS encoding putative phospholipid ABC transporter-binding, protein MQRTMMDFWVGLFVMAGIGALLFLGLKAGNLTDFQADKSYVLIGDFENIGGLKVRAPVKSAGVTVGRVTDIQFSTQTYDAVVTMKVDTRYQFPKDTFASILTSGLLGEQYIGLLPGGDDEMLEDGEKVMKTNSAIVLEEMIGRFLFDKASEKKDSDPEL, encoded by the coding sequence ATGCAACGTACCATGATGGATTTCTGGGTGGGCCTGTTCGTCATGGCAGGAATTGGTGCGCTACTGTTTTTGGGGCTCAAAGCGGGCAACCTGACCGATTTCCAGGCAGATAAAAGTTATGTACTGATTGGTGATTTTGAAAATATCGGTGGATTGAAGGTGCGTGCCCCAGTAAAAAGTGCTGGCGTAACAGTAGGGCGTGTCACGGATATTCAATTCAGCACGCAAACCTATGATGCTGTGGTGACCATGAAAGTGGATACGCGTTATCAATTTCCTAAAGACACCTTTGCCAGCATCCTGACCTCAGGTTTGCTGGGAGAGCAATACATCGGATTGTTGCCCGGTGGGGATGATGAAATGCTCGAAGATGGTGAAAAGGTCATGAAAACCAATTCGGCTATTGTGCTGGAAGAAATGATCGGACGATTTTTATTTGATAAAGCTTCAGAAAAAAAGGATTCAGATCCAGAACTTTGA
- a CDS encoding putative phospholipid ABC transporter permease, whose translation MARRIRAAIESIGHRVIESIWRLGTAARFILLVLLKSIPSFLRFRLITREIYYAGVMSLIIILVSGLFVGMVLGLQGYETLQKFGSESAVGTLVALSLVRELGPVVAALLFASRAGSAMTAEIGLMKATEQLAAMGMMAVDPIARIVAPRFWGGVFSMPLLAAMFSMMGVLGGYLVTVVFIGVDAGSFWSQMQSAVDFRYDIINGVIKSCFFGVVVTAIAVFEGFDAPPTAEGVSGATTRTVVTSSLAILGLDFVLTAFMFRGVS comes from the coding sequence TTGGCTAGACGGATCAGAGCAGCGATCGAATCCATCGGGCATCGAGTAATAGAAAGTATCTGGCGCTTGGGGACTGCAGCCCGGTTCATATTGCTGGTATTACTGAAATCCATTCCCAGTTTTTTGCGCTTTCGCTTGATTACCCGTGAAATTTACTATGCCGGGGTAATGTCACTCATCATTATTCTGGTATCCGGTTTATTTGTGGGAATGGTATTGGGTTTGCAGGGCTATGAAACACTGCAGAAATTTGGTTCAGAATCTGCGGTGGGAACATTGGTTGCACTATCATTAGTGCGTGAGCTGGGGCCAGTGGTCGCTGCCTTGCTGTTTGCCAGCCGGGCAGGCTCAGCCATGACAGCAGAAATTGGTTTGATGAAAGCTACTGAACAATTGGCTGCCATGGGCATGATGGCGGTGGATCCAATTGCCCGTATTGTCGCACCACGATTCTGGGGCGGTGTGTTTTCCATGCCGCTGCTCGCCGCTATGTTTTCCATGATGGGTGTGTTAGGCGGTTATCTGGTTACAGTGGTGTTTATCGGAGTGGATGCAGGTTCTTTTTGGTCACAAATGCAAAGCGCAGTCGATTTTCGTTATGACATCATAAATGGTGTCATCAAAAGCTGCTTCTTCGGGGTGGTCGTGACGGCTATTGCTGTATTTGAGGGTTTTGATGCACCACCAACGGCGGAGGGCGTATCTGGTGCTACAACGCGCACTGTGGTCACTTCTTCGCTGGCAATTCTTGGGTTAGATTTCGTGTTAACTGCATTTATGTTTAGAGGGGTAAGCTGA